The DNA segment CAAGATCAGTTACTCGCTCTAAGCCAGAGTTTAGACACTCGCAAACTAGCACAAATGCCATGCTAAAGATCAAAAATAGATTAAAAACAAGGTCAAAATTCCAAAAAAATAGCGAGATCGTAGTTACCAAAAATATATAAATTTCTATTCGAAAGCTCTTTTCATTTTTAAAAATTTCAGCCAAACCCTCTCTTGCGTAGCCAAAATTTTTAAAAAATTTATACTCTGGCTGGTTTCTCATAATTTTCCTTTTTGCGATTTTTGGCATAATTATAATTAAAAAAAGGATGAAATTTGAAACTTATTAGCTGGAATGTAAATGGCCTTAGAGCACTTGTAACAAAAGATGGCTTTGGCTGGCTTGACGAGGTTAGGCCTGATTTTTTGGGACTGCAAGAGATCAAGGTCAAAGAAAATGACGTGCCAAAGGAAATTTATAATCTTGGCTTTAAAGATATAAGCGTAAACTCAGGCGAGAGAGCTGGATACTCTGGTGTGATGAGCCTAGCAAATTTTGATATTTCTACACAAAAGGCAGCCTTCTTTGATGACACGGAGGGGCGTGTTTTGGAACATAGATTTGGCAATATTGTACTTTTTAATATCTATTTTCCAAACGGCCAAAAGGATGACGAGCGCCTAGCCTATAAAATGGACTTTTATG comes from the Campylobacter concisus ATCC 51562 genome and includes:
- a CDS encoding diacylglycerol kinase, with the protein product MRNQPEYKFFKNFGYAREGLAEIFKNEKSFRIEIYIFLVTTISLFFWNFDLVFNLFLIFSMAFVLVCECLNSGLERVTDLASPDYHALAKAAKDAGSAAVMIANFLCGALWCVAIGYKIWS